In one Inquilinus sp. Marseille-Q2685 genomic region, the following are encoded:
- a CDS encoding DUF262 domain-containing protein, whose translation MSFDTTKTNLKDLLEDIDEGKIQLPEFQRDYVWNEDDVCSLIASIAKGFPVGALLMLERGGDVAFKPRGIEGTKVEGIEPELLLLDGQQRMTSLYKTIYSKEPARVRTAKGQVVERHFYLRIPATLGPLVEFESAIETVPADRIRRVNFAKEIELDLSSIEREYENLLFPLDQALDPVDWIFACQEYWADRDSTVRSLLTDFRKSVLSPIQSYAMPVIRLSKANSREAICTVFEKVNVGGKKLDAFELVTAIYAASSFDLREDWAGTKEKHGRLGRMRAYLPAKGVFADLASTDFLQACTILHTLDLRNTAIAEGKAGKELPPVSCTREALLGLPLLAYRKHADAVEKGFVEAAKFLNEQKILWGRDLPYPPQMVAMAALFALLPAERRTAVAYARLAEWYWSGVLGEFYGSATETKIARDVPDLLAWLEGGPQPRTIAETFFQVSRLDTMRSRLSAAYKGFHALLMRRGCRDFISGKGVEVMTVYADALDIHHIFPRRWCEDRKIPPSVYNSIVNKTALSAASNRTIGGDAPSRYLARIETRSGISSDDLDEILRSHLIDPAALRADDFEAFYKARKAALASLAAEAQGKPVMVDAAPPEGFADDDGMTVDEEESLEEVA comes from the coding sequence GTGAGCTTCGATACGACGAAGACGAACCTCAAGGATCTCCTGGAGGATATCGACGAGGGCAAAATCCAGCTGCCGGAGTTCCAGCGCGATTACGTGTGGAACGAGGACGATGTTTGCAGCCTGATCGCCAGCATCGCGAAGGGCTTCCCGGTGGGCGCGCTTCTGATGCTCGAGCGCGGCGGAGACGTTGCGTTCAAGCCACGAGGCATCGAAGGCACGAAGGTCGAGGGTATTGAACCCGAGCTTCTGCTCCTCGACGGCCAGCAGCGGATGACCTCCCTGTATAAGACCATCTATTCCAAAGAGCCTGCCCGCGTCCGGACAGCGAAGGGCCAGGTGGTCGAGCGCCACTTCTATCTCAGGATTCCTGCCACGCTCGGCCCCCTGGTCGAATTCGAAAGTGCGATCGAAACCGTTCCGGCCGACCGGATCCGTCGTGTCAACTTCGCCAAGGAGATCGAGCTCGACCTCTCCTCGATCGAACGTGAATACGAGAATCTCCTGTTTCCCCTCGACCAGGCTCTCGATCCCGTCGATTGGATCTTCGCCTGCCAGGAGTATTGGGCCGACCGGGATTCGACAGTCAGATCGCTGCTGACGGATTTCCGGAAATCCGTCCTCAGCCCAATTCAATCTTACGCGATGCCGGTCATCAGGCTGTCCAAGGCGAATAGCCGGGAAGCGATCTGCACGGTCTTCGAGAAGGTCAACGTCGGAGGCAAGAAGCTCGACGCCTTCGAACTCGTGACGGCGATCTATGCCGCGTCCAGCTTCGACCTTCGGGAAGACTGGGCCGGCACGAAAGAAAAGCACGGACGCCTGGGCCGCATGAGAGCGTATCTCCCTGCTAAGGGCGTCTTCGCGGATCTGGCCAGCACCGACTTCCTTCAGGCCTGCACGATTCTTCATACCCTGGACCTCCGCAACACGGCCATTGCCGAGGGGAAGGCCGGCAAGGAGCTTCCGCCGGTCAGTTGCACGCGCGAAGCCCTGCTGGGCCTGCCCTTGTTGGCCTATCGCAAGCATGCCGATGCGGTCGAGAAGGGGTTTGTCGAAGCGGCCAAGTTCCTCAACGAGCAGAAGATCCTGTGGGGACGGGACTTGCCCTATCCGCCGCAGATGGTGGCGATGGCGGCGCTGTTCGCGCTGCTTCCGGCGGAGCGAAGGACTGCCGTTGCCTATGCTCGCCTCGCCGAATGGTACTGGTCGGGCGTCCTGGGGGAATTCTACGGATCGGCGACGGAAACCAAGATCGCCCGGGATGTACCCGACCTTCTGGCGTGGCTGGAGGGCGGACCACAGCCCCGCACGATCGCCGAGACGTTCTTCCAGGTCTCCCGCCTGGATACGATGCGGTCACGGCTCTCAGCGGCCTACAAGGGATTTCACGCCCTGCTCATGCGGCGCGGCTGCCGGGACTTCATCAGCGGCAAGGGTGTGGAGGTGATGACGGTCTATGCCGATGCGCTGGACATCCACCACATCTTCCCGCGGCGGTGGTGCGAGGATCGGAAGATTCCGCCATCTGTCTACAACAGCATCGTCAACAAGACCGCCCTTTCGGCCGCATCGAACCGGACGATCGGCGGGGATGCACCCAGCCGGTATCTCGCCCGCATCGAGACCAGGTCCGGAATCTCCTCCGATGATCTCGATGAGATTCTGCGATCGCACCTGATCGATCCCGCTGCGTTGCGCGCCGATGACTTCGAAGCCTTCTACAAGGCCCGCAAAGCTGCGCTGGCCAGCCTCGCTGCTGAAGCACAAGGCAAGCCGGTGATGGTCGATGCTGCGCCGCCCGAAGGCTTCGCCGATGACGACGGAATGACCGTCGACGAAGAAGAATCGCTGGAAGAGGTCGCCTGA
- a CDS encoding site-specific DNA-methyltransferase yields MAKSPLEVEALTHKEATRRNAPTAELEPFVDDEIKRPILAVYRRRDPDLDPQLVWRGKDVADWSDLVVNAPPLYIQEKIHPKAIIEDLKRAARRKAEPEPMADLFADFNGLDPEQRTEFYQHDQHWSNRMILGDSLQVMASLAEREGLKGQVQCIYIDPPYGIKFNSNFQWSTTSRDVRDGKADHLTREPEQVKAFRDTWADGIHSYLTYLRDRLTVARDLLSESGSIFVQIGDENVHRVRALMDEVFGNENFVSQIQMKKSGGATSSFLPGITDFLCWFAKDRSKLKYRTIYQADGSRRDEDYGLIEFGIDQWATATEAEANGLSGRALQLITLTSQRQGRDTSEASAMGYAFPFRGIDYRPSKGRGWTTTKEGMKRLDLACRIARSGSNIRLKKYLDDAPGQVVTDFWDDIIAGAGRDKAYVVQTGAAVIQRCILMTTDPGDLVLDPTCGSGTTAYVAEQWGRRWITIDTSRVALALARARIMGARYPWYLLADSREGQLKEAEVTRTPPRDAPTHGRIRQGFVYRRVPHITLKSIANNAEIDTIWERYQQTLEPLRAALNQSLGQDWQEWEIPREAGAGWPEAATAAHAAWWQARIARQKEIDASIAAKAETEYLYDQPYEDKGRVRVAGPFTVESLSPHRVPAVDTDDSLFDELEAAEGRRRKADPSTANESFDFAGMVLENLRKSGVQQRDRQDRLVFASLKGWPGRFICAEGMVRQASDAEDTPPRRAAILVGPEYGTVARVDLVEAAREAADAGFDLLIATAFNFDAHASEFERIGRLPVLQARINPDLHMPDLAATGAGNLFTVFGEPDIAVHDEGEGPDGERLISIEVAGIDMYKGGQIESADADDIAVWFLDTDYNYESFFVRHAYFPGANDPYKALKTTLKAEIDEDAWASLKRTRSRPFPRPASGRVAVKVINHLGDEVMKVVGV; encoded by the coding sequence ATGGCCAAGTCCCCCCTCGAAGTCGAGGCGCTGACCCACAAGGAGGCGACCCGCCGCAATGCGCCGACGGCGGAGCTGGAGCCGTTCGTCGATGACGAAATCAAGCGGCCGATCCTGGCGGTCTATCGGCGGCGCGACCCCGATCTCGACCCCCAGCTGGTTTGGCGTGGGAAGGATGTGGCGGACTGGTCGGACCTGGTGGTCAACGCGCCGCCGCTCTACATCCAGGAGAAGATCCACCCCAAGGCGATCATCGAGGACCTGAAGCGTGCCGCCAGGCGCAAGGCCGAACCGGAGCCGATGGCCGACCTGTTCGCCGACTTCAACGGCCTGGACCCCGAGCAGCGCACCGAGTTCTACCAGCACGACCAGCACTGGTCGAACCGGATGATCCTGGGCGATTCGTTGCAGGTGATGGCGTCGCTGGCGGAGCGCGAGGGGCTGAAGGGGCAGGTGCAGTGCATCTATATCGACCCGCCCTACGGCATCAAGTTCAACTCCAACTTCCAGTGGTCGACCACCAGCCGCGACGTAAGGGACGGCAAGGCCGACCACCTGACGCGCGAGCCTGAGCAGGTGAAGGCATTCCGCGACACCTGGGCGGACGGCATCCACTCCTATCTCACCTATCTGCGCGACCGGCTGACCGTGGCGCGCGACCTGCTGTCAGAGAGCGGCTCGATCTTCGTCCAGATCGGCGACGAAAACGTCCATCGCGTGCGGGCGCTGATGGATGAGGTGTTTGGGAATGAAAACTTTGTTTCTCAGATACAGATGAAAAAGTCTGGCGGCGCTACCAGCTCCTTCTTGCCTGGCATTACCGATTTCTTGTGTTGGTTTGCGAAAGATAGATCAAAACTCAAATATAGAACTATCTATCAGGCTGATGGATCACGTCGGGATGAGGATTATGGACTTATTGAGTTTGGCATCGATCAGTGGGCAACGGCGACCGAGGCCGAGGCAAATGGTCTTAGTGGTCGGGCACTACAGCTCATTACGCTGACCAGCCAACGGCAGGGGCGTGACACGTCTGAAGCTTCGGCAATGGGATATGCCTTTCCCTTTCGAGGCATCGACTATCGACCTTCGAAAGGCCGGGGTTGGACGACGACCAAGGAAGGTATGAAGCGGCTTGACTTAGCCTGCCGAATTGCACGGTCCGGGTCGAACATTCGATTGAAGAAGTATCTGGACGACGCGCCAGGTCAGGTGGTGACTGATTTCTGGGATGACATAATCGCCGGTGCCGGGCGGGATAAGGCATACGTGGTCCAGACTGGAGCGGCGGTGATCCAACGCTGTATCCTGATGACCACCGATCCCGGCGACCTCGTGCTCGATCCTACTTGTGGGTCAGGCACGACGGCTTACGTCGCCGAGCAATGGGGGCGGCGGTGGATCACGATCGACACCAGCCGGGTGGCGCTGGCGCTCGCCCGGGCGCGGATCATGGGTGCGCGCTATCCCTGGTATCTGCTGGCCGACAGCCGCGAGGGGCAACTGAAGGAGGCCGAGGTCACACGCACGCCGCCTCGCGACGCCCCGACCCATGGCCGCATCCGCCAGGGCTTCGTCTACAGGCGCGTGCCGCACATCACGCTGAAATCCATCGCCAACAACGCCGAGATCGACACGATCTGGGAGCGGTATCAGCAGACGCTGGAGCCGCTGCGCGCCGCGCTGAACCAGAGCCTGGGCCAGGACTGGCAGGAATGGGAGATCCCGCGCGAGGCCGGCGCCGGCTGGCCGGAAGCGGCGACGGCGGCGCATGCGGCCTGGTGGCAGGCGCGGATCGCCCGGCAGAAGGAGATCGACGCCTCGATCGCCGCCAAGGCCGAGACGGAATACCTCTACGACCAGCCCTATGAGGACAAGGGCCGGGTGCGCGTCGCCGGGCCGTTCACGGTGGAGAGCCTGTCGCCCCACCGCGTGCCGGCCGTCGACACCGACGACAGCCTGTTCGACGAGCTGGAGGCCGCGGAGGGGCGGCGGAGGAAGGCCGACCCGTCCACGGCGAACGAAAGCTTCGACTTCGCCGGGATGGTGCTGGAGAACCTGCGCAAATCGGGCGTGCAGCAGCGCGACCGGCAGGACCGGCTGGTCTTCGCCTCGCTGAAGGGCTGGCCCGGCCGGTTCATCTGCGCCGAGGGCATGGTGCGGCAGGCTTCCGACGCCGAGGACACGCCGCCGCGCCGTGCCGCCATCCTGGTCGGCCCCGAATACGGCACCGTCGCCCGCGTCGACCTGGTCGAGGCGGCGCGAGAGGCGGCGGATGCCGGCTTCGACCTGCTGATCGCCACCGCCTTCAACTTCGACGCCCATGCCAGCGAGTTCGAGCGGATCGGCCGGCTGCCGGTGCTGCAGGCCCGGATCAACCCCGACCTGCACATGCCCGATTTGGCCGCGACCGGCGCCGGCAACCTGTTCACCGTATTCGGCGAGCCCGACATCGCGGTGCATGACGAGGGCGAGGGACCGGACGGCGAGAGGCTGATCTCGATCGAGGTCGCCGGCATCGACATGTACAAGGGCGGCCAGATCGAGAGCGCCGATGCCGACGACATCGCCGTGTGGTTCCTCGACACCGACTACAACTACGAGAGCTTCTTCGTCCGCCACGCCTATTTCCCCGGCGCGAACGACCCCTACAAGGCACTGAAGACCACGCTGAAGGCCGAGATCGATGAGGACGCCTGGGCCAGCCTGAAGCGCACCCGCTCGCGCCCCTTCCCCAGGCCGGCCTCCGGTCGCGTGGCGGTGAAGGTGATCAACCATCTCGGCGACGAGGTGATGAAGGTGGTGGGGGTGTGA